A single Acidaminococcus sp. DNA region contains:
- a CDS encoding phage portal protein has protein sequence MSIFSGLFRSRDKPTNSTTGSSYRFFFGGTTSGKAVTERSAMQMTAVYSCVRILSEAIAGLPIHLYRYGEGGSKEKAINHPLYFLLHDEPNPEMTSFVFRETLMTHLLLWGNAYAQIIRNGKGEVVALYPLMPNRMTVNRDENGELYYEYQTSQDEAHTMNGSRVRLQPSDVLHVPGLGFDGLVGYSPIAMAKNAIGMAIACEEFGAKFFANGASPSGVLEHPGTIKDPQRVREAWQSQFGGSSNAGKVAVLEEGVRPDGRH, from the coding sequence ATGAGCATATTTTCAGGACTGTTTCGTTCAAGAGATAAGCCTACCAATTCAACAACCGGAAGCTCCTACCGCTTCTTCTTCGGCGGGACGACCTCCGGCAAGGCTGTAACGGAGCGCTCCGCCATGCAGATGACGGCGGTCTACTCCTGCGTGAGGATTCTGTCCGAGGCAATTGCAGGCCTGCCGATACACCTCTATCGATACGGCGAAGGCGGCAGCAAGGAAAAAGCGATAAATCATCCGCTATACTTCCTGCTTCACGATGAGCCAAATCCGGAAATGACATCCTTTGTATTCCGGGAAACATTGATGACGCACCTACTCCTGTGGGGAAACGCCTACGCGCAGATCATTCGGAACGGCAAAGGTGAAGTGGTCGCGCTCTATCCTTTGATGCCAAATCGTATGACGGTCAACCGTGATGAAAACGGAGAGCTTTATTACGAATACCAAACATCGCAGGACGAAGCGCACACGATGAACGGCAGTCGTGTGAGGCTCCAGCCGTCCGACGTACTGCATGTTCCCGGCCTTGGCTTTGACGGCCTTGTAGGCTATTCTCCCATTGCCATGGCCAAGAACGCCATCGGCATGGCCATCGCCTGTGAGGAATTTGGGGCCAAGTTCTTTGCCAACGGGGCTTCTCCCAGTGGCGTCCTGGAACATCCAGGGACCATCAAGGATCCTCAGCGGGTCCGGGAAGCCTGGCAGTCCCAGTTTGGAGGCAGCAGCAATGCTGGCAAGGTGGCCGTGCTGGAAGAAGGCGTGCGCCCAGATGGGCGTCATTGA
- a CDS encoding terminase large subunit, with the protein MRKLKNYKPTRFMAETSHYSKQMADFAVMFIEQLTHTKGTWAGKPFELIDWQERIIRDLFGVLKPNGYRQFNTAYIEIPKKMGKSELAAAVALLLCCGDGEERAEVYGCAADRQQATIVFDVAADMVRMCPALNRRVKILASQKRIIYEPTNSFYQVLSAEAYSKHGFNIHGVVFDELHTQPNRKLFDVMTKGSGDARMQPLYFLITTAGNDTNTICYEVHQKAQDILDGRKVDPTFYPVIYGAEPDEDWTDPEVWKKANPSLGITVGIDKVEAACESAKQNPGEENSFRQLRLNQWVKQAVRWMPMDKWDACAFPVNEDDLEGRVCYGGLDLSSTTDITSFVLVFPPRDEDDKYVILPYFWVPEDTLDLRVRRDHVPYDTWEKEGVLQTTEGNVIHYGYIEKFIERLGERFNIREIAFDRWGAVQMVQNLENMGFTVVPFGQGFKDMSPPTKELMKLTLEQKLAHGGHPILRWNMDNIFIRTDPAGNIKADKEKSTEKIDGAIATIMALDRAIRCGNDNGASVYDDRGILFI; encoded by the coding sequence ATGCGAAAACTGAAAAACTATAAGCCGACCCGCTTCATGGCAGAGACTTCTCACTACAGCAAGCAGATGGCGGACTTCGCTGTGATGTTCATCGAGCAGCTCACCCACACCAAAGGCACATGGGCAGGAAAACCCTTCGAGCTCATCGACTGGCAGGAACGAATCATCCGCGACCTGTTCGGTGTCCTGAAGCCGAACGGTTACCGTCAGTTCAATACGGCCTACATCGAAATTCCAAAGAAGATGGGAAAGTCAGAGCTGGCTGCCGCGGTCGCCCTGCTTCTTTGCTGCGGTGACGGTGAGGAACGCGCCGAAGTCTACGGCTGCGCTGCCGATAGACAGCAGGCCACCATCGTTTTTGATGTTGCTGCGGATATGGTAAGGATGTGCCCGGCGCTTAATCGGCGCGTCAAAATACTGGCCTCCCAGAAACGGATCATCTATGAGCCTACCAACAGCTTCTATCAGGTGCTCTCCGCTGAGGCCTACAGTAAGCACGGCTTTAATATCCACGGCGTGGTATTCGATGAGCTGCACACCCAACCGAACCGGAAACTCTTTGATGTAATGACAAAGGGCTCCGGTGATGCCAGAATGCAGCCGCTGTATTTCCTGATTACCACTGCAGGGAATGACACAAACACCATCTGCTATGAAGTCCACCAGAAAGCGCAGGACATCCTCGACGGCAGGAAGGTCGATCCAACCTTTTATCCGGTCATTTACGGCGCGGAACCTGATGAGGACTGGACTGATCCGGAGGTGTGGAAAAAGGCAAATCCCTCTCTCGGTATCACGGTCGGCATTGACAAGGTAGAAGCGGCCTGCGAATCGGCAAAGCAAAACCCCGGTGAAGAGAATTCCTTCAGGCAGCTGCGCCTTAATCAATGGGTAAAGCAGGCTGTACGCTGGATGCCAATGGATAAATGGGACGCCTGCGCCTTTCCGGTCAATGAGGATGACCTCGAAGGACGTGTCTGCTATGGCGGTCTTGACCTGTCCTCCACTACGGATATTACATCTTTTGTGCTGGTATTCCCGCCACGGGATGAAGACGACAAGTATGTGATCCTCCCGTACTTCTGGGTGCCAGAGGATACGCTGGATCTTCGCGTGAGACGCGATCATGTGCCCTACGATACTTGGGAGAAGGAAGGCGTGCTGCAGACTACCGAAGGCAACGTCATCCATTATGGTTATATCGAGAAATTCATTGAACGCCTCGGCGAGCGCTTCAATATTCGCGAAATAGCTTTCGACCGCTGGGGAGCAGTCCAGATGGTTCAGAACTTGGAGAACATGGGCTTTACTGTCGTGCCCTTCGGACAGGGCTTTAAGGATATGAGCCCGCCCACAAAGGAGCTCATGAAGCTGACACTTGAGCAAAAGCTCGCCCACGGCGGTCATCCTATTCTCCGCTGGAATATGGATAACATCTTCATCCGTACTGACCCAGCCGGAAATATCAAGGCTGACAAGGAAAAATCTACAGAGAAGATCGACGGAGCCATCGCCACCATCATGGCGCTTGACCGTGCGATCCGCTGCGGCAATGACAACGGTGCTTCTGTCTATGACGACAGAGGCATTTTATTTATCTGA
- a CDS encoding HNH endonuclease: MPRKPQRPCRYPGCPHLTDGVYCEEHAKIMDQHYEKFQRGYSTGKRYGRAWKRIRDRYVHKHPLCEQCLKEGRYVAVEEVHHIVPLADGGSNDESNLMSLCRSCHEKIHRERGDR, translated from the coding sequence ATGCCAAGAAAACCACAACGACCGTGCCGCTATCCCGGATGTCCACACCTTACGGACGGCGTTTATTGTGAAGAGCACGCAAAGATCATGGATCAACACTACGAGAAGTTCCAGCGTGGCTACTCTACCGGCAAACGCTACGGCAGAGCATGGAAACGAATCCGTGACCGCTACGTTCACAAGCACCCGCTTTGTGAGCAGTGCTTAAAGGAAGGACGCTACGTCGCGGTCGAGGAAGTCCACCACATCGTGCCGCTTGCTGACGGAGGATCGAATGACGAGTCCAACCTTATGAGTCTTTGTCGTTCGTGTCACGAGAAGATTCACCGCGAGCGCGGCGACCGGTAG
- a CDS encoding DUF5049 domain-containing protein, whose protein sequence is MDEKVKEQILAIRDTGLTNMFDVNTVQRLAYERDFYELVLYLEDHRSEYVKFIMSGEA, encoded by the coding sequence ATGGACGAAAAGGTAAAGGAGCAGATCCTCGCCATACGGGATACCGGCCTTACAAATATGTTCGATGTGAACACGGTGCAGCGGCTGGCCTATGAACGGGACTTCTACGAGCTGGTTTTATACCTTGAGGATCACCGGTCTGAATACGTGAAATTCATCATGTCCGGCGAGGCATAA
- a CDS encoding phage/plasmid primase, P4 family — MFTLYSADFIGNPGNCSYPHKTVVMDADSMRAAVGHDYVCAEYKNHYRNSDNFLSADCLPVDCDNDHSEDPKDWITPADVLEAFPGVSLAIHYSRFNQREKNGKPARPKFHVLFPIDRVTDASLYSDMKKLVNSIFPYFDTKALDAARFFFGTQEPDVELYPGRMNLTEFLNDDEFDADLPGGHEKDVVIPEGSRNATMSRFAGIVIKKYGDTEKAYQSFLEKAATCVPPLDNSELNTIWHSAQRFYSKISREDGYVPPEVYNDKNSYKPEDFSDVGQAEVLSKYFANELRYSPATHFIRYSDHYWQETEPGAQAVAHELTRRQLAEANRNMMEALQKLKNCGAQEILDNTSKSKAEQLMNDEQMEAYQEFLAAKAYQSFAVRRRDSKNITSTLKETHPMLEISPRDLDADCFLLCTPEATYDLRKGMAGAREHSADDFITKITSVSPGTKGAQLWQDNLDLIFQKDQQLIDYVQMICGLAAIGKVFVEALIIAYGDGRNGKSTFWNAISRVLGLYSGNISADTLTVGCRRNIKPEMAEVKGKRLLIAAEMQEGARLNDSTVKQLCSTDDVFAEKKYKDPFSFKPCHTLVLYTNHLPRVSASDDGIWRRLIVIPFNAKIEGKADIKNYGEYLYENAGESILAWIIEGAKKVIALDYQIPVPDCVTKAIDEYRSQNDWFGHFLDEKCDVDESFKESSSALYQAYRNYSLDCNEYVRSTADFYFALEKAGFERLTLNRKRYFKGLKIHEVSGAEEDFLQ, encoded by the coding sequence ATGTTTACCCTGTATAGTGCTGATTTTATCGGCAATCCCGGAAACTGCTCCTACCCGCATAAGACCGTTGTCATGGACGCAGACAGTATGAGAGCTGCAGTCGGTCACGACTATGTGTGTGCGGAGTACAAGAATCACTACCGCAACAGCGACAACTTTCTCTCCGCCGACTGTCTGCCCGTGGACTGTGATAACGACCATTCAGAAGATCCGAAAGATTGGATCACACCGGCAGACGTGCTGGAGGCTTTTCCGGGAGTAAGCCTTGCCATCCATTACAGCCGTTTTAATCAGCGCGAGAAAAACGGCAAACCTGCAAGGCCAAAGTTCCATGTGCTCTTTCCCATCGACCGGGTGACGGATGCATCCCTCTATAGCGATATGAAGAAGCTGGTCAATTCCATATTCCCGTATTTCGATACGAAGGCACTGGATGCTGCTCGCTTCTTCTTCGGAACACAAGAACCGGATGTGGAGCTCTATCCCGGTCGCATGAACCTCACGGAATTTTTGAACGACGACGAGTTTGATGCAGACCTTCCCGGCGGGCATGAAAAGGACGTCGTGATCCCGGAAGGAAGCCGTAATGCTACCATGTCCCGCTTTGCCGGTATCGTCATAAAGAAATACGGCGATACGGAAAAAGCCTACCAGAGTTTTTTGGAAAAGGCTGCGACCTGCGTGCCACCTCTGGATAACAGCGAGCTTAATACCATCTGGCACAGCGCCCAGCGTTTTTACTCCAAGATCAGCCGTGAGGACGGTTATGTCCCTCCGGAAGTCTATAACGACAAGAACAGCTATAAGCCGGAGGATTTTTCCGATGTGGGACAGGCTGAGGTGCTCTCGAAGTATTTTGCAAACGAGCTGCGCTACTCACCGGCCACACACTTTATCCGATACAGCGATCACTACTGGCAGGAAACAGAACCCGGCGCACAGGCTGTCGCTCATGAACTCACCCGCAGGCAGCTCGCAGAAGCCAATCGCAATATGATGGAGGCTTTGCAGAAGCTCAAAAACTGTGGTGCGCAGGAAATCCTCGATAACACATCCAAATCAAAGGCCGAACAACTGATGAACGATGAGCAAATGGAGGCCTATCAGGAGTTCCTTGCTGCAAAGGCCTACCAGAGCTTTGCCGTTCGCAGGCGCGACTCCAAGAACATTACATCAACCCTCAAAGAGACGCACCCGATGCTGGAAATCTCACCAAGGGATCTGGACGCGGACTGCTTCCTGCTCTGCACACCGGAGGCAACCTATGACCTAAGAAAAGGCATGGCCGGAGCCCGCGAACACTCTGCAGATGACTTTATTACGAAAATCACGTCCGTGTCACCCGGCACTAAGGGAGCGCAGCTCTGGCAGGATAATCTGGATTTGATTTTTCAGAAGGATCAACAGCTTATCGACTATGTACAAATGATCTGCGGCCTTGCTGCTATCGGGAAGGTTTTTGTGGAGGCACTCATCATCGCATACGGTGACGGACGCAACGGCAAGTCCACCTTCTGGAATGCCATCTCCCGCGTGTTGGGACTCTACAGCGGAAACATATCCGCAGACACCCTGACTGTCGGCTGCCGCAGAAACATCAAGCCGGAAATGGCTGAGGTCAAGGGTAAGCGCCTGCTGATTGCTGCGGAAATGCAGGAAGGCGCAAGGCTCAACGACTCCACTGTCAAGCAGCTCTGCTCCACAGACGATGTGTTTGCGGAGAAAAAATATAAAGATCCGTTTTCCTTCAAGCCCTGCCACACGCTGGTGCTGTATACGAACCACCTGCCTCGCGTCTCCGCCTCCGATGACGGTATCTGGCGCAGGCTTATCGTGATCCCGTTCAATGCCAAGATCGAAGGCAAGGCCGACATCAAAAATTACGGTGAGTACTTGTATGAAAATGCCGGTGAAAGCATTCTGGCATGGATCATCGAAGGAGCTAAAAAGGTCATCGCGCTGGACTACCAGATTCCGGTACCGGACTGCGTGACGAAGGCCATCGATGAATATCGCAGCCAGAACGACTGGTTCGGACATTTTCTGGATGAGAAGTGCGATGTAGATGAGTCCTTTAAGGAAAGCTCCTCGGCGCTCTATCAGGCATACCGCAACTACTCGCTGGATTGCAATGAGTATGTTCGCAGCACGGCAGATTTTTACTTTGCGCTGGAGAAGGCCGGATTTGAGCGGCTGACACTGAATCGGAAGCGTTATTTCAAGGGCTTAAAGATTCATGAGGTGAGCGGCGCAGAGGAAGATTTTCTGCAGTAA
- a CDS encoding P27 family phage terminase small subunit — protein MAKDGTYRGGRRVKAGSKPDALADKIMKGAPAKRMELPDFTDDMTDFDVDDIGDSVELEGMDMPSPDDYLSALQKDGKPLGADEIYKETWLWLKERGCERLVNKRLLESYSEAFARYIQCSEAVSKYGMLGKHPTTGAAIASPFTQLLMNFQKQANLLWYEIYDIVKQNCTEPFEGSPQDSVMEQLLRSRRNM, from the coding sequence ATGGCGAAAGACGGAACCTATCGCGGCGGGCGGCGTGTCAAAGCTGGCTCCAAGCCGGACGCCCTCGCCGACAAAATTATGAAAGGCGCACCTGCAAAGCGTATGGAGCTGCCGGACTTCACTGACGACATGACCGACTTCGATGTTGACGACATCGGTGACAGCGTGGAGCTGGAAGGCATGGATATGCCAAGCCCGGATGATTACCTCTCTGCTCTTCAGAAGGACGGTAAGCCCCTCGGTGCAGATGAAATCTATAAGGAAACATGGCTGTGGCTCAAGGAGCGCGGCTGCGAGAGGCTGGTAAACAAGCGCCTGCTTGAAAGCTACTCTGAGGCCTTTGCCCGGTATATCCAGTGCTCCGAAGCTGTCAGCAAATACGGCATGCTCGGAAAGCACCCGACCACCGGCGCTGCAATTGCGAGCCCATTCACACAGCTTTTGATGAATTTTCAGAAGCAGGCCAACCTGCTCTGGTATGAGATTTACGACATTGTGAAGCAAAACTGCACCGAGCCATTTGAAGGTAGTCCGCAGGACAGCGTGATGGAGCAGCTGCTTCGAAGCAGGAGGAATATGTAA
- a CDS encoding virulence protein, whose protein sequence is MKANYNVTGNDRKALVAAIENLTGDKAIYMRMPTCAYEIGDVTVDKEGSVTCEDADKLERIIHSLIADGFTPEDTEEIESDDEATGLTVSLPIDKVAVGNLTNLLTAKESLIKKALGIDDLGIEVTEDTVSFPWFTEMPEPDVVKAYTHFIASLGKMSRDLKRISATEKEVDNEKYAFRCFLLRLGFIGNEYKAERKILLKNLSGNSSWKNGAPEKEVAACE, encoded by the coding sequence ATGAAAGCAAATTACAACGTAACCGGAAACGACAGAAAAGCATTGGTCGCAGCCATCGAAAACCTCACCGGCGACAAGGCGATCTACATGCGTATGCCGACCTGCGCTTACGAGATCGGCGACGTCACGGTCGACAAGGAAGGCAGCGTAACCTGCGAGGACGCAGACAAGCTGGAGCGCATCATCCACAGCCTGATCGCGGATGGCTTCACACCGGAGGATACCGAAGAGATCGAAAGCGACGATGAAGCCACTGGCCTTACGGTCAGCCTCCCGATCGACAAGGTGGCGGTCGGAAACCTCACCAACCTCCTCACAGCCAAGGAAAGCCTCATCAAGAAGGCACTCGGCATTGACGACCTTGGCATCGAGGTCACAGAGGATACGGTCAGCTTTCCTTGGTTTACTGAGATGCCGGAGCCGGACGTGGTCAAGGCCTACACCCACTTCATTGCATCCCTTGGCAAGATGAGCCGGGATTTGAAGCGCATCAGTGCCACTGAAAAGGAAGTTGACAACGAGAAGTACGCATTCCGCTGCTTTCTCCTGCGGCTTGGCTTCATCGGAAACGAATATAAGGCAGAGCGCAAGATTCTCCTTAAGAACCTCTCCGGCAACTCCAGCTGGAAGAACGGCGCACCGGAAAAGGAGGTGGCAGCATGCGAATGA
- a CDS encoding RNA polymerase subunit sigma-70, whose protein sequence is MTVKEYLHQAYRLDQRIKSDTIEAQNLREMAGSVSAIQYDKDRVQTSRNTEAPFVRTLEKLWTLEKKIAGELEMLSDLKKQIREVIEAVPDTDERMVLKYRYIHNYTWEQIGVELCADARTIRRWHGKALLHVTLPDDPIII, encoded by the coding sequence ATGACAGTAAAAGAATATCTCCATCAGGCCTACCGCCTTGATCAGAGAATCAAGTCCGACACGATAGAAGCACAAAACCTGCGTGAGATGGCAGGCAGCGTGTCGGCTATCCAATATGATAAAGACCGCGTGCAAACATCACGAAATACGGAAGCTCCCTTTGTCCGGACGCTTGAGAAACTGTGGACACTGGAAAAGAAAATCGCCGGTGAGCTGGAAATGCTATCAGACCTCAAGAAACAGATACGGGAGGTCATTGAGGCAGTGCCTGATACCGACGAGCGCATGGTACTCAAGTACCGGTACATCCATAACTATACATGGGAGCAAATCGGGGTGGAGCTCTGTGCAGATGCCCGTACCATTCGCCGCTGGCATGGCAAGGCGCTTCTTCATGTGACGCTTCCGGATGATCCGATTATCATTTGA
- a CDS encoding DUF4314 domain-containing protein, producing the protein MRMITKEQLEALRSRYPAGTRVELLQMDDVQAPPIGTKGTVTGVDDTGSLMVNWDNGSGLNVIYGIDRVRKVVD; encoded by the coding sequence ATGCGAATGATCACGAAAGAGCAGCTTGAAGCGCTCCGCTCCCGCTACCCGGCAGGCACCCGCGTGGAGCTTCTCCAGATGGACGATGTACAGGCACCGCCCATCGGCACCAAGGGAACCGTTACGGGAGTCGACGATACCGGGAGCCTTATGGTGAACTGGGACAACGGCTCCGGCCTGAATGTCATCTACGGTATTGACCGTGTGCGAAAGGTGGTGGACTGA
- a CDS encoding site-specific DNA-methyltransferase, with amino-acid sequence MNTQKLEQVPIDKLVPYARNARTHSKEQIAQLRASLREFGFVSPAVIDADYNILVGHGRITAAREEGYETVPCVFAENLTEAQKRAYILADNQLALNAGWDEEMLSVELSDLQDQSFDLSLLGFDAGELDKLLGTGSEKDIADDDFDLTAALEKASFVEPGDIWTVGKHRVMCGDATSPEDVEKLMDGKNANLVLTDPPYGVSFKASDGLTIKNDSLKGEEFYKFLLAAFKNMADHLEKGGAAYCFHADTEGLTFRKAFIDAGFHLAGVCIWVKNSLVLGRSDYQWQHEPVLYGFLQNGKHPWYSDRKQTTIWNYDKPKRNKDHPTSKPLDLLGYPIQNSSQENSVVIDTFGGSGSTLMACEQLNRVCYMMELDPKYASVILRRYVEDTGDEENVYVIRNGEKLLYSALAKEVETSPTAGV; translated from the coding sequence ATGAACACACAGAAATTAGAACAGGTACCTATTGATAAACTGGTGCCCTACGCCCGGAATGCCCGGACACATAGCAAGGAGCAGATCGCACAGCTCCGGGCTTCTCTCAGGGAGTTCGGCTTTGTGAGTCCTGCTGTCATTGATGCGGACTATAACATCCTCGTCGGCCACGGTCGCATTACGGCTGCCCGCGAGGAAGGATATGAAACCGTGCCCTGCGTCTTTGCAGAAAACCTGACGGAAGCACAAAAGCGTGCGTATATCCTTGCGGATAATCAGCTGGCGCTCAACGCAGGCTGGGATGAGGAAATGCTGTCGGTCGAATTGTCTGATCTGCAGGATCAGTCCTTTGACCTATCTCTCCTCGGCTTTGATGCCGGTGAGCTGGATAAACTGCTCGGCACCGGAAGCGAAAAGGACATCGCCGATGATGATTTTGACCTCACCGCTGCCCTTGAGAAAGCTTCCTTCGTAGAGCCCGGCGACATCTGGACGGTTGGCAAGCATAGAGTCATGTGTGGAGATGCCACCTCTCCGGAAGATGTGGAAAAGCTCATGGACGGCAAGAATGCAAACCTTGTTCTGACCGATCCGCCCTACGGCGTATCCTTCAAAGCCTCGGATGGTCTTACGATCAAGAACGACTCTCTCAAGGGCGAGGAATTTTACAAGTTCCTGCTGGCAGCGTTTAAGAACATGGCTGACCACCTCGAAAAAGGCGGAGCCGCTTACTGCTTCCACGCGGATACTGAAGGGCTCACTTTCCGAAAGGCATTCATTGACGCAGGTTTCCATCTCGCCGGTGTGTGTATCTGGGTAAAGAACAGCCTCGTGCTCGGTCGATCCGATTATCAATGGCAGCATGAACCTGTGCTCTATGGTTTTTTGCAAAACGGCAAGCACCCGTGGTATTCCGACCGCAAGCAGACCACCATCTGGAACTACGATAAACCAAAGCGCAATAAGGATCACCCGACCAGCAAGCCGCTGGATCTTCTGGGCTATCCCATCCAGAACTCCTCTCAGGAAAATTCTGTAGTTATTGATACCTTCGGCGGCTCCGGTTCCACACTGATGGCCTGCGAGCAGCTGAACCGCGTCTGTTACATGATGGAGCTCGATCCGAAATACGCCTCTGTCATCCTTCGCCGTTACGTGGAGGATACCGGCGATGAGGAAAATGTGTATGTAATAAGGAACGGCGAAAAGCTCCTCTATTCCGCTCTGGCAAAGGAAGTCGAGACTTCTCCGACGGCGGGTGTATAA
- a CDS encoding VRR-NUC domain-containing protein, with the protein MIEKQIENKLTMAVKKNGGIALKLVCPSFVGMPDRLILLPDGHIGFAELKAPGKKPRPLQLSRHRLLREMGFAVYVIDDPEQIGGMIDELQST; encoded by the coding sequence ATGATAGAAAAACAGATAGAAAACAAGTTAACTATGGCGGTGAAAAAGAACGGCGGCATTGCACTTAAGCTGGTGTGTCCCTCTTTCGTAGGAATGCCCGACCGCCTGATCTTACTCCCTGACGGCCATATCGGCTTCGCAGAGCTGAAGGCACCCGGCAAAAAGCCACGCCCACTCCAGCTTTCTCGCCACAGGCTGCTGCGGGAGATGGGCTTTGCGGTATATGTCATTGACGATCCGGAGCAGATTGGAGGGATGATCGATGAACTTCAATCCACATGA
- a CDS encoding DEAD/DEAH box helicase, translating to MNFNPHDYQDYAIRYIEKHPVAAVLLDMGLGKTIISLTAVYDLLFDSFEVHRALVVAPLRVARDTWPAEIQKWEHLAGLTYAVAVGTPKERKAALMQQADITIINRENLQWLIDESDFPFDFDMVIIDELSSFKNHKSKRFKSLMKVRPRIHRIIGLTGTPSSNGLMDLWAEFKVLDMGERLGRFITQYRTNYFMPDKRNGEIIYSYKPLPYAEDAIYRRISDITISMKSTDHLKMPELVSTEYEVQLSDSERSRYDDLKQELILQLPDGEVTAANAASLTGKLSQLANGAIYADTGEVIEFHDRKLDALEDIIEAANEKPLLVAYWFRHDFSRIKNRFNVREIKTSRDIADWNAGKIPVAVIHPASAGHGLNLQAGGSTLVWFGLTWSLELYQQTNARLWRQGQESGTVVIQHIITKGTIDERIVKALSKKEMTQTALIDAVKADLEVV from the coding sequence ATGAACTTCAATCCACATGATTATCAGGACTATGCCATCCGCTATATTGAAAAACACCCTGTGGCCGCAGTCCTTTTAGATATGGGACTTGGAAAGACGATCATCAGTCTGACGGCAGTATATGACCTGTTGTTTGACAGCTTCGAAGTGCATCGCGCTTTAGTGGTAGCTCCCTTAAGAGTCGCCCGCGATACATGGCCAGCAGAAATCCAGAAATGGGAGCACCTTGCCGGTCTAACCTATGCGGTCGCAGTCGGGACACCGAAGGAGCGAAAAGCCGCTCTCATGCAGCAAGCGGATATCACGATCATCAACCGTGAGAACCTGCAGTGGCTCATTGACGAGTCCGACTTTCCCTTTGACTTCGATATGGTGATTATCGATGAGCTGTCGTCCTTCAAAAATCATAAATCCAAGCGATTCAAGTCGCTGATGAAGGTACGGCCACGGATTCACCGGATTATCGGCCTGACCGGCACTCCTTCCTCCAACGGTCTCATGGATCTGTGGGCAGAGTTTAAAGTGCTGGATATGGGCGAGCGCCTCGGACGCTTTATCACGCAGTACCGGACAAATTACTTCATGCCAGACAAGAGAAATGGCGAGATCATCTACTCCTATAAGCCACTGCCCTATGCGGAGGACGCTATCTATCGGAGGATCTCGGATATCACGATTTCCATGAAATCTACCGACCATCTGAAGATGCCGGAGCTGGTTTCAACAGAATATGAAGTGCAGCTCTCCGATTCCGAGCGCAGCCGTTATGATGATTTGAAACAGGAGCTCATATTGCAGCTCCCTGATGGTGAGGTGACTGCTGCCAATGCCGCGTCACTTACGGGCAAGCTCTCCCAGCTTGCGAACGGTGCCATATATGCCGATACCGGTGAGGTCATCGAGTTCCACGATAGGAAGCTGGACGCTTTGGAGGATATTATCGAGGCCGCCAATGAAAAACCGCTCCTTGTGGCCTACTGGTTCCGGCATGACTTTAGCCGCATCAAGAACCGCTTCAATGTCCGGGAGATCAAGACCAGCCGCGATATTGCTGACTGGAATGCGGGAAAGATTCCTGTAGCAGTCATCCATCCGGCCTCTGCCGGTCACGGTTTGAACCTTCAGGCCGGAGGCTCCACCCTTGTGTGGTTCGGCCTTACATGGTCTCTGGAATTATATCAGCAGACCAACGCCCGTCTCTGGCGGCAAGGTCAAGAATCCGGCACTGTCGTGATCCAACACATTATTACCAAGGGCACCATCGACGAAAGGATCGTAAAGGCGCTATCCAAGAAAGAAATGACGCAGACCGCACTGATTGATGCAGTCAAGGCTGACCTTGAGGTGGTGTGA